In Kryptolebias marmoratus isolate JLee-2015 linkage group LG22, ASM164957v2, whole genome shotgun sequence, a single window of DNA contains:
- the LOC108240682 gene encoding delta-1-pyrroline-5-carboxylate synthase isoform X2: MMIVTSGAVAFGKQRLRHEILLSQSVRQALHSGQNQLKDISVPVLEARACAAAGQSGLMALYEAMFTQYSICTAQILVTNLDFHDEQKRRNLNSTLHELLRMNIVPIINTNDAVVPPPVPNSDLQGVNVISIKDNDSLAARLAVEMKADLLIALSDVQGLYDSPPGTDDAKLIDIFYPGDQQSITYGTKSRVGIGGMEAKVKAALWALQGGTSVVIANGTDPKVTGHVITDIVDGKKVGTFFSEVKPAGPTIEQQTEMARHAGRALASLLPEQRGEIICCLAELLTEKKDEILCANRKDMELATATGRLPQPLINRLSLSTAKLNSLAIGLRQLAVSSGNSVGRVLRRTRVANNLELEQITVPIGVLLVIFESRPDCLPQVAALAIASGNALLLKGGKEASNTNKILHQLAQEALSVHGVADAIQLVSTREEVEDLCKLDKMVDLIIPRGSSQLVRDIERASKGIPVLGHSEGVCHVYVDSEASIDKVIDVVRDSKCDYPAACNAMETLLIHRDLLRTPTFDQIIDMLRTEEVKIHAGPRFASYLTFSPSEVKSLRTEYGDLECCIEVVDSMQDAVDHIHKYGSSHTDVIVTENENTAEQFLQQVDSACVFWNASSRFADGYRFGLGAEVGISTARIHARGPVGLEGLLTTKWVLRGEGHTVADFSEQGSMKYLHENIPVPQGTFN, translated from the exons ATGATGATTGTTACAAGTGGCGCTGTGGCGTTTGGGAAGCAGAGATTGAGGCATGAGATACTTTTGTCTCAGAGCGTCAGACAAGCTTTGCACTCTGGACAGAACCAACTCAAAGACATT TCAGTCCCCGTTCTAGAAGCCCGAGCGTGTGCAGCTGCTGGACAAAGCGGTCTGATGGCACTATACGAAGCTATGTTTACCCAATACAGCATCTGCACTGCTCAG ATTTTGGTCACCAACCTGGATTTTCACGATGAGCAGAAGCGCCGCAACCTGAACAGCACGCTGCACGAGCTGCTTCGGATGAACATTGTACCCATCATCAACACCAACGACGCTGTTGTTCCCCCCCCTGTGCCCAACAGTGACCTGCAGGGGGTGAAT gtaATAAGTATAAAAGATAATGACAGCTTGGCTGCACGACTCGCTGTTGAAATGAAAGCTGATCTTCTTATTGCTCTGTCGGATGttcaag GTTTATATGACAGTCCTCCTGGAACCGATGATGCGAAGCTCATTGATATATTTTACCCCGGAGATCAGCAGTCGATCACATACGGCACCAAGTCCAGAGTCGGTATCGGCGGCATGGAAGCCAAG GTGAAAGCAGCCCTCTGGGCTCTCCAGGGCGGAACCTCGGTGGTCATCGCCAACGGCACGGATCCCAAAGTCACCGGCCACGTCATCACTGACATCGTGGATGGGAAGAAAGTTGGCACCTTCTTCTCTGAAGTGAAACCTGCAG GTCCAACTATAGAGCAGCAGACAGAGATGGCCCGACACGCAGGGAGGGCTTTGGCTTCTCTGCTGCCTGAGCAG agaGGAGAAATCATCTGCTGTCTCGCTGAGCTGCTTACAGAGAAGAAAGATGAGATTCTTTGTGCCAACAGGAAAGACATGGAGTTAGCCACAGCAACGG GCCGTTTGCCGCAGCCTCTGATCAACCGTCTGAGTCTTTCAACCGCGAAGCTGAACAGTCTCGCCATCGGTCTGCGTCAGCTCGCCGTGTCCTCCGGGAACAGCGTGGGCCGAGTGCTGAGAAGGACCAGGGTGGCGAACAACCTGGAGCTGGAGCAGATTACCGTCCCCATCGGTGTCCTGCTCGTCATTTTTGAGTCGCGTCCTGATTGCCTCCCACAG GTGGCAGCCTTAGCAATCGCCAGTGGGAATGCTTTGCTCCTTAAGGGCGGCAAAGAGGCGTCCAACACCAACAAGATTCTGCATCAGCTCGCTCAGGAAGCTCTCTCAGTTCACGGCGTGGCGGATGCCATTCAGCTG GTGAGCACACGTGAAGAAGTCGAGGATCTCTGCAAACTGGACAAGATGGTCGACTTGATTATTCCGAGGGGTTCATCCCAGTTGGTCCGGGACATCGAGCGGGCGTCGAAGGGCATCCCCGTGTTGGGCCACAGCGAGGGCGTCTGTCACGTCTACGTCGACAGCGAGGCCAGCATCGACAAAGTCATCGACGTTG tcagaGACTCGAAGTGCGACTACCCTGCAGCCTGCAACGCCATGGAGACCCTCCTGATTCACAGAGATTTACTGCGGACTCCTACCTTCGACCAAATAATCGACATGCTGAGAACAGAAGAA gtAAAGATCCACGCGGGTCCTCGTTTTGCTTCCTATCTCACCTTCAGCCCGTCTGAGGTGAAGTCTCTGCGGACAGAGTACGGGGACCTGGAGTGCTGCATCGAGGTGGTGGACAGCATGCAGGACGCCGTGGACCACATCCACAAATACGGCAGCTCGCACACTGACGTCATCGTCACGGAGAATGAAAACACAGCCGAACAGTTCCTGCAGCAGGTCGACAGCGCCTGCGTCTTCTGGAACGCCAGCTCTCGCTTCGCCGATGGCTACCGCTTCGGCCTGG gaGCTGAGGTTGGCATCAGCACAGCCAGAATTCATGCCAGAGGTCCAGTCGGTTTGGAGGGGCTTCTTACAACTAAGTGGGTTCTTCGAGGGGAGGGACACACCGTGGCTGACTTCTCTGAACAAGGCAGTATGAAATATCTTCATGAGAACATCCCTGTTCCACAGGGAACCTTTAACTAA
- the LOC108240682 gene encoding delta-1-pyrroline-5-carboxylate synthase isoform X1 produces the protein MFARLALSSRLPSKIRLTNVCLTSSRTFSQTKFFLPRPHGKSFAHRSELKQAKRIVVKLGSAVVTRGDECGLALGRLASIVEQVAVLQNQGREMMIVTSGAVAFGKQRLRHEILLSQSVRQALHSGQNQLKDISVPVLEARACAAAGQSGLMALYEAMFTQYSICTAQILVTNLDFHDEQKRRNLNSTLHELLRMNIVPIINTNDAVVPPPVPNSDLQGVNVISIKDNDSLAARLAVEMKADLLIALSDVQGLYDSPPGTDDAKLIDIFYPGDQQSITYGTKSRVGIGGMEAKVKAALWALQGGTSVVIANGTDPKVTGHVITDIVDGKKVGTFFSEVKPAGPTIEQQTEMARHAGRALASLLPEQRGEIICCLAELLTEKKDEILCANRKDMELATATGRLPQPLINRLSLSTAKLNSLAIGLRQLAVSSGNSVGRVLRRTRVANNLELEQITVPIGVLLVIFESRPDCLPQVAALAIASGNALLLKGGKEASNTNKILHQLAQEALSVHGVADAIQLVSTREEVEDLCKLDKMVDLIIPRGSSQLVRDIERASKGIPVLGHSEGVCHVYVDSEASIDKVIDVVRDSKCDYPAACNAMETLLIHRDLLRTPTFDQIIDMLRTEEVKIHAGPRFASYLTFSPSEVKSLRTEYGDLECCIEVVDSMQDAVDHIHKYGSSHTDVIVTENENTAEQFLQQVDSACVFWNASSRFADGYRFGLGAEVGISTARIHARGPVGLEGLLTTKWVLRGEGHTVADFSEQGSMKYLHENIPVPQGTFN, from the exons ATGTTTGCCAGGCTGGCTCTGAGTTCTCGCCTGCCATCTAAAATCCGGCTGACAAATGTCTGTCTCACATCCAGCAGAACGTTCTCCCAGACTAAAT TTTTTCTCCCACGTCCCCATGGGAAATCTTTTGCCCACCGCAGTGAGTTGAAGCAGGCCAAACGGATTGTGGTGAAGCTGGGGAGCGCCGTGGTCACACGCGGGGATGAGTGCGGCCTGGCGCTGGGTCGGCTGGCCTCAATCGTAGAGCAG GTGGCCGTGCTGCAGAATCAAGGCAGGGAGATGATGATTGTTACAAGTGGCGCTGTGGCGTTTGGGAAGCAGAGATTGAGGCATGAGATACTTTTGTCTCAGAGCGTCAGACAAGCTTTGCACTCTGGACAGAACCAACTCAAAGACATT TCAGTCCCCGTTCTAGAAGCCCGAGCGTGTGCAGCTGCTGGACAAAGCGGTCTGATGGCACTATACGAAGCTATGTTTACCCAATACAGCATCTGCACTGCTCAG ATTTTGGTCACCAACCTGGATTTTCACGATGAGCAGAAGCGCCGCAACCTGAACAGCACGCTGCACGAGCTGCTTCGGATGAACATTGTACCCATCATCAACACCAACGACGCTGTTGTTCCCCCCCCTGTGCCCAACAGTGACCTGCAGGGGGTGAAT gtaATAAGTATAAAAGATAATGACAGCTTGGCTGCACGACTCGCTGTTGAAATGAAAGCTGATCTTCTTATTGCTCTGTCGGATGttcaag GTTTATATGACAGTCCTCCTGGAACCGATGATGCGAAGCTCATTGATATATTTTACCCCGGAGATCAGCAGTCGATCACATACGGCACCAAGTCCAGAGTCGGTATCGGCGGCATGGAAGCCAAG GTGAAAGCAGCCCTCTGGGCTCTCCAGGGCGGAACCTCGGTGGTCATCGCCAACGGCACGGATCCCAAAGTCACCGGCCACGTCATCACTGACATCGTGGATGGGAAGAAAGTTGGCACCTTCTTCTCTGAAGTGAAACCTGCAG GTCCAACTATAGAGCAGCAGACAGAGATGGCCCGACACGCAGGGAGGGCTTTGGCTTCTCTGCTGCCTGAGCAG agaGGAGAAATCATCTGCTGTCTCGCTGAGCTGCTTACAGAGAAGAAAGATGAGATTCTTTGTGCCAACAGGAAAGACATGGAGTTAGCCACAGCAACGG GCCGTTTGCCGCAGCCTCTGATCAACCGTCTGAGTCTTTCAACCGCGAAGCTGAACAGTCTCGCCATCGGTCTGCGTCAGCTCGCCGTGTCCTCCGGGAACAGCGTGGGCCGAGTGCTGAGAAGGACCAGGGTGGCGAACAACCTGGAGCTGGAGCAGATTACCGTCCCCATCGGTGTCCTGCTCGTCATTTTTGAGTCGCGTCCTGATTGCCTCCCACAG GTGGCAGCCTTAGCAATCGCCAGTGGGAATGCTTTGCTCCTTAAGGGCGGCAAAGAGGCGTCCAACACCAACAAGATTCTGCATCAGCTCGCTCAGGAAGCTCTCTCAGTTCACGGCGTGGCGGATGCCATTCAGCTG GTGAGCACACGTGAAGAAGTCGAGGATCTCTGCAAACTGGACAAGATGGTCGACTTGATTATTCCGAGGGGTTCATCCCAGTTGGTCCGGGACATCGAGCGGGCGTCGAAGGGCATCCCCGTGTTGGGCCACAGCGAGGGCGTCTGTCACGTCTACGTCGACAGCGAGGCCAGCATCGACAAAGTCATCGACGTTG tcagaGACTCGAAGTGCGACTACCCTGCAGCCTGCAACGCCATGGAGACCCTCCTGATTCACAGAGATTTACTGCGGACTCCTACCTTCGACCAAATAATCGACATGCTGAGAACAGAAGAA gtAAAGATCCACGCGGGTCCTCGTTTTGCTTCCTATCTCACCTTCAGCCCGTCTGAGGTGAAGTCTCTGCGGACAGAGTACGGGGACCTGGAGTGCTGCATCGAGGTGGTGGACAGCATGCAGGACGCCGTGGACCACATCCACAAATACGGCAGCTCGCACACTGACGTCATCGTCACGGAGAATGAAAACACAGCCGAACAGTTCCTGCAGCAGGTCGACAGCGCCTGCGTCTTCTGGAACGCCAGCTCTCGCTTCGCCGATGGCTACCGCTTCGGCCTGG gaGCTGAGGTTGGCATCAGCACAGCCAGAATTCATGCCAGAGGTCCAGTCGGTTTGGAGGGGCTTCTTACAACTAAGTGGGTTCTTCGAGGGGAGGGACACACCGTGGCTGACTTCTCTGAACAAGGCAGTATGAAATATCTTCATGAGAACATCCCTGTTCCACAGGGAACCTTTAACTAA
- the LOC108240683 gene encoding B box and SPRY domain-containing protein encodes METVDKTLKCPICQEFFEDPVTLQCGHDFCLTCIQAVWETDVSPAGPFFCPECQIFLPSDLTLEINTVLQSKVNDFTALSSSAKSSSTVCCDHCIEKPSVAVRTCLTCDASLCQAHALVHQQKSALREHTLVDVTSDPLSLKCREHRDELKLFCMEEKLPVCCLCALVGRHKHHKTSQLHEAGAEFRGTLETNMTHLLKRRGEAEHAIKDLESLYTQTVKSAADFRERISDKYSRIRVVLDADERLMMQIIEAEETYTTHWLEAQRANMEIQIKEIDTLRATNKALLQETNDLQFLQQITAQNLCDRLDFSPIQTVNRDLCDPEKLRTVERLVDDLSLALSQHFPRTWSYLSSPALDSTTAHPKLEISSDRKQVYWRRQPVGDGPSPQPYDSQFSVLAQESFSSGQHYWEVIVQDKPFWMIGVTTGVVNTKQPEGFCSLGVNSTSWCIYHGDGQYLACHDTQEKQLSVAKRVRKLGVLANVQRGELLFYDADAMTLLHSFCVQCSEPLFPLFNPCIDMKGVNGQPLTLFSIKDPWNWHEEEDEKS; translated from the exons ATGGAGACTGTTGACAAAACTCTGAAGTGTCCCATCTGCCAGGAGTTCTTTGAGGATCCCGTGACGCTCCAGTGTGGACACGACTTCTGCCTGACTTGTATCCAGGCCGTCTGGgaaacagatgtgtctcctgcGGGTCCTTTCTTCTGTCCAGAGTGTCAGATATTCCTTCCCTCTGACCTCACCCTGGAGATAAACACTGTTCTTCAGTCTAAAGTGAACGACTTCACAGCTCTTAGTAGTTCAGCCAAGTCGTCTTCGACGGTGTGCTGTGACCACTGCATAGAGAAGCCGTCTGTGGCTGTAAGGACCTGTTTGACCTGTGACGCTTCACTCTGCCAGGCTCATGCCCTGGTGCACCAGCAGAAGTCCGCTCTCAGGGAGCACACACTTGTCGATGTGACCAGCGATCCACTGTCTCTGAAGTGCAGGGAGCACCGTGACGAACTGAAGCTCTTCTGCATGGAGGAAAAGCTTCCTGTGTGTTGTTTATGTGCCCTGGTGGGCAGACACAAACACCATAAGACATCTCAGCTTCATGAGGCCGGTGCAGAATTTAGG gGCACATTGGAGACCAACATGACCCACCTGCTGAAGAGAAGAGGCGAAGCAGAGCACGCCATCAAAGACCTGGAGTCACTGTACACACAAACCGTG AAATCagcagcagatttcagagagagAATCTCAGACAAGTACAGCAGAATCCGTGTGGTGCTGGACGCCGATGAGCGTCTGATGATGCAGATTATAGAGGCAGAGGAAACCTACACGACGCACTGGCTGGAGGCTCAGAGGGCCAACATGGAAATCCAAATCAAAGAGATAGACACACTTAGAGCCACCAACAAAGCACTTTTGCAAGAAACAAATGATCTGCAGTTCCTACAG CAAATCACAGCACAGAATCTTTG tGATCGTCTGGATTTTTCACCAATCCAGACAGTAAATAGGGATCTGTGTGACCCAGAAAAGCTGAGAACGGTGGAGAGGCTGGTGGATGACCTCTCACTAGCTCTGTCCCAACACTTTCCCCGTACATGGTCAT ATCTAAGTTCACCTGCTTTGGACTCCACAACAGCCCACCCCAAACTAGAAATAtccagtgacagaaaacaagtctaCTGGAGACGCCAGCCCGTTGGGGACGGGCCGAGCCCCCAGCCGTATGACTCTCAGTTCAGCGTCCTGGCTCAGGAGAGCTTCAGCAGTGGCCAGCATTACTGGGAGGTCATAGTTCAGGACAAACCCTTCTGGATGATAGGCGTGACCACCGGTGTGGTCAATACAAAGCAACCTGAGGGTTTCTGCAGCCTGGGTGTGAACAGCACGTCTTGGTGCATCTACCACGGAGACGGACAGTACCTGGCGTGTCATGATACTCAAGAGAAGCAGCTGTCGGTGGCAAAGAGAGTCAGGAAGCTCGGCGTACTGGCAAACGTCCAGAGGGGGGAGCTGTTATTCTACGACGCCGACGCCATGACGCTGCTTCACTCCTTCTGTGTGCAGTGCTCAGAGCCTCTGTTCCCCCTGTTTAACCCCTGCATTGACATGAAGGGGGTGAACGGGCAGCCGCTGACTCTGTTTTCCATTAAAGATCCCTGGAATTGGCACgaagaggaggatgaaaagTCCTAA